In Pirellula sp. SH-Sr6A, the DNA window TCGTCATTCATGGCAAGTCCGAGGATGGATTTGCGAACGAGACGGTGGACACATGCAGGGCCATGGGAGTCGAGGCGACCTTGATTTGTTCTGATCTCACGCTTCCCATACAAGACACGTTGCGGGTCCTCTCCCCGGAGTCTCACCCAGCATTGTCGCAGGTTTCTCTTCTCGTCAATAACGCAGGTGTGTTCCTCGATTCCTCCTTCTTGGAAATGGACGAGACGACTTGGTGCAAAACGTTTCGGATCAACGTCGAAGTCGGGTATTTCCTCACACAAGCCTTCGCCAAACGCTGGATCACAGACGGCACCGCCGGCCGCGTCTTGTTCACGGGATCCATTAACGGACTGTTAGCGGAGCCTGAGCATACGGCCTACGATGCCTCGAAAGCTGCGGTAGGTGGAATGGTTCGATCGCTTTGCGTCGCGCTCGCTCCACACCGAATCCGAGTGAACTCCATCGCGCCAGGATTGGTGCGAACGCCCCTGACCAATCAAATCCTCGACGCACGACCCGACGTGTTGCGATGGATGGAATTGCATACACCGAATGGTCAAGTTCCCGATGCAGAAGTTTGCGGTGGTCTCGCTGTCTTTCTCTTAAGCGATGAGGCAGAGCACATCCATGGTCAAACCATTTTCATTGATGGAGGGATGAGCATTTGGCAACAACCCGATCTCCCAATCGCGTGACGCGCACACTGTCGCGAGGAGTGTAGCCATGGAGGGTAATTTGGGATCGATTCGGGTTTCATTCACCAGCGATATTTTCGAATACCAAGCCAAGGGAGGGATAGGGCGTTACTTTTCGGAATTGTTCGCACAGCTCCAGCAACGTTCCGACTGCGATGCGACTGTCGACGCTTGGGTGCACTGCTGCACCTACCTGCGAGATAAAGCGAACCTGCGAGATAAAACCAGCCTGTTGCACCCACGAATTGCTCCTTACTACCTCCCAAAGTTTCGCGGAGCGGGAAATGTTTTGCGTTTCCTGAACCGAGTCAGCCGCCCACTGCGCAATCAGCGGGTGGATATACGGCACTGGACGTACTACCCCAAAGTTGACGTAGATTGGTCGGTTCCCAATGTCGTTACCTTCTACGACATGATCCATGAAAAGATTGCGAACAAGCAAAAGCTGTTACCAATCAAAAAAGTCTGCGCGGAGAATGCGAGTCATCTAATCGCGATTTCCGAGTGTACGAAACGCG includes these proteins:
- a CDS encoding SDR family NAD(P)-dependent oxidoreductase — its product is MDLRGRTALITGGSQGVGAAMAKRIAKAGGNVVIHGKSEDGFANETVDTCRAMGVEATLICSDLTLPIQDTLRVLSPESHPALSQVSLLVNNAGVFLDSSFLEMDETTWCKTFRINVEVGYFLTQAFAKRWITDGTAGRVLFTGSINGLLAEPEHTAYDASKAAVGGMVRSLCVALAPHRIRVNSIAPGLVRTPLTNQILDARPDVLRWMELHTPNGQVPDAEVCGGLAVFLLSDEAEHIHGQTIFIDGGMSIWQQPDLPIA